The Mycobacterium avium subsp. avium genomic sequence ATCCGGCGCCCAAGCAAACGTCTGATCGAAAAGGGAACTCGAGCGTGGCCAACATCAAGTCGCAGCAGAAGCGCAACAAGACCAACGAGCGCGCCCGGCTGCGCAACAAGTCGGTGAAGTCCTCGCTGCGCACCGCCGTCCGCGCGTTCCGCGAGGCCGCCCACGCCGGCGACAAGGAAAAGGCCGCCGAGTTGCTGGTGTCGACCAACCGCAAGCTGGACAAGGCGGCCAGCAAGGGCGTGATCCACAAGAACCAGGCCGCCAACAAGAAGTCGGCGCTGGCCCAGGCGCTCAACAAGCTCTGAGGACCGCCGCTCAGCGATTGCGGCCGCCGGCCAGCTCCGCCACCCTGCGCACCGCGGATTCCAGCGCGTAGTCGGCGTCGGCCACCGCGCCTTTGACGTTCGCGTTGAGCGTCGCCACCACCTTCATCGCCGTCGCCACCGAGTCCCGCGAC encodes the following:
- the rpsT gene encoding 30S ribosomal protein S20, translated to MANIKSQQKRNKTNERARLRNKSVKSSLRTAVRAFREAAHAGDKEKAAELLVSTNRKLDKAASKGVIHKNQAANKKSALAQALNKL